The following is a genomic window from Lysinibacillus sp. G4S2.
CTGCAGATCTTTTTCTTAAACCAAAAATGTTATGTTGAGTAGATTCTGATACCAAACTGTTGCAATTTTCATTGTTAATAGTAGTTATATTCATATCAAATTCGCCTCCAATGAGTTTAGTGACATTTCTGCTAATAATGTTTTATTAATAATTTTTACAAATTCTTCAGTGTAAAAATTAATAAAAAAATGATTTCCTTCCATTTTATAGTATCTACAAAACTTTGTTGTATGTTTAGACCATTCATAGATTTTTTCATTCTTATTTTCCTCATCTGAATAGACGATAGTTATATTGGATAATATGGGTTCTGTTTTCATCATATAATTATATTGTGTATACAGTTTCAAATCTGAGTAAAATATTGGAACCATTAAATCTATTAATTCTTCATGATGAAGCACTTCATGAAATTCCCCACCCATTTTAGTCAAATTTTTAGTTAATTTTTGAGCAGCTT
Proteins encoded in this region:
- a CDS encoding thioesterase domain-containing protein, which encodes MKDIKLFCLPYAGGSAVMYNSLEKYINEVIEIIPLEYSGHGERISEEFYCNFKEMVSDVAKTIIENLTDAPFALLGYSMGSLVAYEVYYEIYRRTGRRPVHIFFAAHVAPEVREIQEMSYYKAAQKLTKNLTKMGGEFHEVLHHEELIDLMVPIFYSDLKLYTQYNYMMKTEPILSNITIVYSDEENKNEKIYEWSKHTTKFCRYYKMEGNHFFINFYTEEFVKIINKTLLAEMSLNSLEANLI